DNA from Bradyrhizobium diazoefficiens USDA 110:
CGCGCCAAGCGACATCAGCGCGCCGCAGGCGAGCGCACGCAGTCCAGACTGTGAAATCATATCCCCTCCCCGGAACATGGCTGGACGGAGTGTACTGACCGCGTCATCAGGCACAAGGGCTGCTGTGTCGTGCTAGCGCCTCGGCATGGAGCCTGGCGCTCGGCTCGGCGAAGCAGCAGAACACCACGCGCGCAACGGATGGCGCGGCAGGGAGCGCCTCGATCGTCGTGCGCACGGCGATCTCCGCCGCCCGGTCGGCGGGAAAGCGGAAAATGCCGGTCGAAATCGCGGGAAATGCCACCGAGGTCAGCTTGTGCTTCCCGCACAGCTCCATCGAACGGCGATAGCAGGAGGCGAGCAGACCGTCTTCGTCCAGCGTGCCGCCATTCCAGACCGGACCAACGGTGTGGATCACGTGCGCGGCCTTGAGCCGATAGCCCATGGTGATCTTGGCGTTGCCCGTCTTGCAGCCGTGGAGCATCCGGCATTCGGCGACCAGATCGGGCCCGGCGGCCCGATGGATCGCCCCATCGACGCCGCCCCCGCCAAGGAGCGACGTGTTGGCGGCGTTGACGATGGCGTCAACGCTCAGTGTGGTGA
Protein-coding regions in this window:
- a CDS encoding O-acetyl-ADP-ribose deacetylase, coding for MTQLTRRIGGAEFEVIIADITTLSVDAIVNAANTSLLGGGGVDGAIHRAAGPDLVAECRMLHGCKTGNAKITMGYRLKAAHVIHTVGPVWNGGTLDEDGLLASCYRRSMELCGKHKLTSVAFPAISTGIFRFPADRAAEIAVRTTIEALPAAPSVARVVFCCFAEPSARLHAEALARHSSPCA